DNA sequence from the Nocardioides plantarum genome:
GGGGTGTGCGTAGTGGGTCGTGACCAGGTCGTACTGCTCCTCGGGCTCCCAGGTCGACAGATCGGCCTGCACCCACCGCACCCGCTGGCCCACCCCTGCCTCGGCTGCACGGCGTTCGCCGAAAGCGAGCGCAGTGCCAGCGACGTCGGCCGCGGTGACGGTCCACCCGGCGGCGGCAAGCCAGACCGCCTCGGCGCCGGCGCCGCAGCCGGCGTCGATGGCGGCACCCGGTGCCAGCTCCCCGACCTGGCGGACGAGATGAGGGTTCGGCGCACTCGTGCTCATCGCACCCGCTCGCCCACCCGACCAGACGTCGTCCCAGTACTGCTCGTCGAAAGCGTGGTTCACGCCGTGCCCTTCGCTAGCTGCTGTCGGCCGCCATGCGCGACCCTCCCACCGAGAATGACCTCGGGCGGCCCAATGAGCAAACACAGTTGCCAAATGGCAAACTACTGTCATGGACGACACCGACCGCACCCTCGATGCCGTGGGGCCACAACTCAAGGAGCTCCGTCAGCGACGCGAGATCACGTTGCACGAGCTCTCGGACGAGACCGGCATCTCGATCAGCACCCTGTCGAGGCTCGAAGCGGGCCTACGACGCCCGACCTTGGAACAGCTGCTGCCGCTGGCGCGCTCCTACGGTGTGACGCTCGACGAGCTCGTCGACGCACCGCCGACGGGCGACCCCCGGGTCAACCTCCGACCGCTACCCACCACCGACGGCCGCACCATCCTGCCCCTGAGCCGACGTCCTGGCGGGATCCAGGCCTACAAGTTCGTCCTCCCCGCAAGTGCGGACGACCAGGAGCCGGATCTGCGGACGCACGAGGGCTACGACTGGGCTTTCGTCCTCAGCGGACGCCTGCGGCTGGTGCTCGGCAAGCACGACCTGGTTCTCGAGCCCGGCGAAGCCGCGGAGTTCGACACCCGCACCCCGCACTGGTTCGGCGCCACGAGTGCTGGCCCCGTCGAGTTCTTGAGCCTCGTCGGAAGACAGGGCGAACGAGCTCATCTGCGTGCCGCCCCTAGGCGACGGCTTCAGGACTGACCCGACCGAGTGGGCCGCATGGTTGTCAGCCCGTTGGACGCACCTACGAGGACGAAGAAGTTCAGACGCGGTGGGAGCCGAAAAAGTTGCTCAGAACTCGCATGAGTATTCGCTTCCCTCAAGGCCCTCGCGGCCCCATGCTT
Encoded proteins:
- a CDS encoding helix-turn-helix domain-containing protein, whose amino-acid sequence is MDDTDRTLDAVGPQLKELRQRREITLHELSDETGISISTLSRLEAGLRRPTLEQLLPLARSYGVTLDELVDAPPTGDPRVNLRPLPTTDGRTILPLSRRPGGIQAYKFVLPASADDQEPDLRTHEGYDWAFVLSGRLRLVLGKHDLVLEPGEAAEFDTRTPHWFGATSAGPVEFLSLVGRQGERAHLRAAPRRRLQD